NNNNNNNNNNNNNNNNNNNNNNNNNNNNNNNNNNNNNNNNNNNNNNNNNNNNNNNNNNNNNNNNNNNNNNNNNNNNNNNNNNNNNNNNNNNNNNNNNNNNNNNNNNNNNNNNNNNNNNNNNNNNNNNNNNNNNNNNNNNNNNNNNNNNNNNNNNNNNNNNNNNNNNNNNNNNNNNNNNNNNNNNNNNNNNNNNNNNNNNNNNNNNNNNNNNNNNNNNNNNNNNNNNNNNNNNNNNNNNNNNNNNNNNNNNNNNNNNNNNNNNNNNNNNNNNNNNNNNNNNNNNNNNNNNNNNNNNNNNNNNNNNNNNNNNNNNNNNNNNNNNNNNNNNNNNNNNNNNNNNNNNNNNNNNNNNNNNNNNNNNNNNNNNNNNNNNNNNNNNNNNNNNNNNNNNNNNNNNNNNNNNNNNNNNNNNNNNNNNNNNNNNNNNNNNNNNNNNNNNNNNNNNNNNNNNNNNNNNNNNNNNNNNNNNNNNNNNNNNNNNNNNNNNNNNNNNNNNNNNNNNNNNNNNNNNNNNNNNNNNNNNNNNNNNNNNNNNNNNNNNNNNNNNNNNNNNNNNNNNNNNNNNNNNNNNNNNNNNNNNNNNNNNNNNNNNNNNNNNNNNNNNNNNNNNNNNNNNNNNNNNNNNNNNNNNNNNNNNNNNNNNNNNNNNNNNNNNNNNNNNNNNNNNNNNNNNNNNNNNNNNNNNNNNNNNNNNNNNNNNNNNNNNNNNNNNNNNNNNNNNNNNNNNNNNNNNNNNNNNNNNNNNNNNNNNNNNNNNNNNNNNNNNNNNNNNNNNNNNNNNNNNNNNNNNNNNNNNNNNNNNNNNNNNNNNNNNNNNNNNNNNNNNNNNNNNNNNNNNNNNNNNNNNNNNNNNNNNNNNNNNNNNNNNNNNNNNNNNNNNNNNNNNNNNNNNNNNNNNNNNNNNNNNNNNNNNNNNNNNNNNNNNNNNNNNNNNNNNNNNNNNNNNNNNNNNNNNNNNNNNNNNNNNNNNNNNNNNNNNNNNNNNNNNNNNNNNNNNNNNNNNNNNNNNNNNNNNNNNNNNNNNNNNNNNNNNNNNNNNNNNNNNNNNNNNNNNNNNNNNNNNNNNNNNNNNNNNNNNNNNNNNNNNNNNNNNNNNNNNNNNNNNNNNNNNNNNNNNNNNNNNNNNNNNNNNNNNNNNNNNNNNNNNNNNNNNNNNNNNNNNNNNNNNNNNNNNNNNNNNNNNNNNNNNNNNNNNNNNNNNNNNNNNNNNNNNNNNNNNNNNNNNNNNNNNNNNNNNNNNNNNNNNNNNNNNNNNNNNNNNNNNNNNNNNNNNNNNNNNNNNNNNNNNNNNNNNNNNNNNNNNNNNNNNNNNNNNNNNNNNNNNNNNNNNNNNNNNNNNNNNNNNNNNNNNNNNNNNNNNNNNNNNNNNNNNNNNNNNNNNNNNNNNNNNNNNNNNNNNNNNNNNNNNNNNNNNNNNNNNNNNNNNNNNNNNNNNNNNNNNNNNNNNNNNNNNNNNNNNNNNNNNNNNNNNNNNNNNNNNNNNNNNNNNNNNNNNNNNNNNNNNNNNNNNNNNNNNNNNNNNNNNNNNNNNNNNNNNNNNNNNNNNNNNNNNNNNNNNNNNNNNNNNNNNNNNNNNNNNNNNNNNNNNNNNNNNNNNNNNNNNNNNNNNNNNNNNNNNNNNNNNNNNNNNNNNNNNNNNNNNNNNNNNNNNNNNNNNNNNNNNNNNNNNNNNNNNNNNNNNNNNNNNNNNNNNNNNNNNNNNNNNNNNNNNNNNNNNNNNNNNNNNNNNNNNNNNNNNNNNNNNNNNNNNNNNNNNNNNNNNNNNNNNNNNNNNNNNNNNNNNNNNNNNNNNNNNNNNNNNNNNNNNNNNNNNNNNNNNNNNNNNNNNNNNNNNNNNNNNNNNNNNNNNNNNNNNNNNNNNNNNNNNNNNNNNNNNNNNNNNNNNNNNNNNNNNNNNNNNNNNNNNNNNNNNNNNNNNNNNNNNNNNNNNNNNNNNNNNNNNNNNNNNNNNatcggtaccatttttctaggttccacatatatgcgttaatatacgatatttgtttttctctttctgacttacttcattctgtatgacagtctctaaatccatccatgtctctacaaatgactcaatttcattcctttttgtggctgagtaatattctattgtgtatatggcttttcatgtgcttcttggccatctgtatgtcttctttggagaaatgtctatttaggtcttctgcccatttttggattaggttgtttgtttttataaaaattgagctgcacgagctgtttatatattttggagcttaatcctttgtccactgattcatttgcatatattttctcccactctgagggttatcttttcgtcttgtttgcagtttcctttgccttgcaaaagcttttaagtttcatcaggttccatttaattttgtttttatttccattactctaggaggtggatcaaaaaagatcttgctgtgatttatgtcaNNNNNNNNNNNNNNNNNNNNNNNNNNNNNNNNNNNNNNNNNNNNNNNNNNNNNNNNNNNNNNNNNNNNNNNNNNNNNNNNNNNNNNNNNNNNNNNNNNNNNNNatagattgctttgggtagtatagtcattttcacagtattgattcttccaatccaagaacatggtatatctctccatctgttccagttatctttgatttctttcatcagtgtcttataattttctgagtgcaggtcttttaccttcttaggtagatttattcctaggtattttgttctttttgttgcgatgatgaatggaattgtttccttaatttctctttctgatcttccattgttagtgtgtaggaatgcaagagatttctgtgcattaattttgtatcctgctagccCACCTTCCGAGCAATCAGCGTCCCGCCCTCATCATCTGCCTGTGCCTCAGTAACATCTAACTGAGAATTCCTGGCTTCATAGCAGTTGTCACACACCTGCATGGGCACAGGGCCCCAGCCCCTTTCCGGCACTGGCTGGGTCATGGTTGAACAGCTGTCACAGAAGCCCTCCACCCAGGCCCATCAGTGATGCTTGGTGTCATTATCTTTAAAGGATGTAGCACACTTGTTGCAGCTCAGGATCTGGGAGTTGGGTCTCCAGTAGGCAGGGGCGGTCTGGTCTGTCAGCCAGGACGTCGCAGCCTTGGTGGGCCCAAGGCTAAGCTCAGACACCAACTGAGCCATGAAGTTCATCCCATCCAAGAGGCGCTGGGCAGCATTGTTGTTGTCCTTCAGAAATCCATCAGTTCCAGGCCACACATGCACAATCTCTGTCCGCACCACTGTATCCACAGGATATTGGTTCCCAAACCAGTACTGCCGGCTACGAGAGGCCACGCCGCAATTGGGACATTCGATTACGTACCCAGACCAGGCATATCTTGCGAGACCCATCCAGGGGGAGTCGGTTGAAGCAGCCATCTTGGGCACGATGCTGACTTCATTGCCTCTCTCGTAGCAGGCCTTGCAGGTAAAAACCCAGTTGTCATACTGGTGAGAGTATCTGCAGCGGCTGTTGGCTTCATGAGGTACTCCTTCTTTCCCGTGATTCATGCTGTTCTTACATCCAGCCCCACAGCTGAGGCACAGGATGGAGCAGGTGAAGTACTCACCTGGAAAAAGGGAGCTGTGTGCCATCTCGTCATTGGGGATCTCACCGCTGAAGCGGTCGCTGAGGGCCTTCAGAGCTTTGAAGATGATCCCTGGGTGCCGGGGAGAACAGGTGGTGTTATTCTCTAGTTGTTGCTCCAAAGCACGCCGAAGACCTGAAAAGTCTGTGGGAGGATTGTATGTCCTCGTTCCCTTGTAATGAATAGAACTGAAGGCTTCAGGGAAGCGGCCCAACTTCCGGAACCAGTCCTGGATGAGCTTCTCGGGCACCTCGGAGGTGTGATCAGAGCCTAGCAGCTGAGTGTGCACAGTCTCGTGGAAAATGATAACAGCAGGGCCCAGGGTGGACAGGGAGACATCCAGGCCACAGCGGGCAGTGGTAGCGTTGAGCTCCTTGGTGAAGTGCTTCAGATAAGCTTCTGAGGCGTCCCCAAGGAACTTGAAGAGGTCATTGTGCAGTCGGTCTGCATGAGTTCAATAGATGACAAGGTCTGAGATGGCCAGGACCTTAAGCAGCAGCCATGTTCTTTGGCTTAGATTCACTGTAGCCCCCAAGAGCCCTTCTGTGTCTATCACTGCTACTTTGTGGACTGGATCATATACTGCCCACATTCCCACAGTGCAGGACTCCTGGGCAGCGGAGGCTTTGAAGACTTCCAGGCCACAAAAGAAAGTGTGGTTGAGGGTATGAGACTTCTCATCCCCAGTATTCCCAAAAATGGAAACCACTTTCAGATGCTGATAGGGTTTGCAGTCCAATTTCCTAATAAAGTCCTCTTCATTCGTTACCTGAATTTCTTCATTCTCATCTACTAGGAGGAAACTCACAACCTTCTCAGTCATCTTCTTCCTCTCGGTGTCCTCATCCATCCCTTCTTCCTCCAGCAACTCCTGGACCTTAGCCACATGGTACACAGTAACAGGGTGCCTCCTTTTGTTACCCCCAGAATGAGTCCTCTTCTGGCATTCCAGGCACAAGTTGATTTTACAGGTCTGGCACCTCACGTCTGCCCTCTGCTTCATACCTGGAGAATGCCCACTGGGGCCCTTGCAGGGGTCATAGTAAGGGACGTGGCCAGCTTTGAGTCTGATCCGCTTATGGTTTCTCAGGCGCTCCTGCCGCTGGAGCTCCTCCTCGCAGCGGAGACACTGCAGGCTGCAGCACTCGTCACACTCGAAGACGGCTTCGTCAGTCCCGCTGCAGGTGTAACTCTCCTGGCACAACAGCCCAGGGTTCAGGCCCTTCTCTGCTGGGGAAGTCTGCGCATTCATGCTCAGACCGGGAAGGAAAGCATCTACCATGTAACGGTACCTGGGCTTTCCCCAGAAGTGAAGACAAAGGCGTTGAGTCCGAAGACTGAGCACAGCCTCCACGGGGTTCTGAACacccttaaaaaaatgtttttaagaaaacattcgATGTCCTATTAGAATTCTTCACACATTTACAAACGTTCAGATGTTTCATTTTCTGCTGCCAAGACTCCTCAATCAGCAGCAATGTTGACTTGGCTTGATAGTTTCATCCTCCATAAAAAGCAGGCAAATATGTGGTTAAAATTAACTTGAGAGGGTCTTTTATGGCTATCTGAGAGAGATCTGATGGGTTCACTGAGGTGGGCGCATGCATGGGGCCTCAAACACAAGGTTTTGCTAATGAAAGAGAGTGGTCAGGAACTTTTCAATATTATCCAGCTTAAGTCAGTATTTCAGAGGATACCTCGACGCCTCTCTCCAGCCGGGGATTCCTCACCCTTCATTCTTTCCGGACAACACTACCACAACCCGAGGGGCAGGAGCAACGTCTGAGAACAAAGAAGGGCCCCCAAAATCCCCCCCACGCTGGCAGAGGCCAGAGCCGAATCCACTGTTtataccacccccacccctgccgcccccgccccccacttccTTCCGGTGGCAGAGAGAGCTCCAGGGCTATCACTTGTCTGGCGCAGGGCCATGCCCTTCCCTCGCCGACCGCAGTGTCCCGGGAACCCCACCAAGAAGCAGCTCTGCTGTGACGAGGCAGCGTCGGGGGACCCCGAGGCGCCGGTGGAGGTGTGGGCTGTTCCTCAGGGCACCAGTGGATCCATCCTcatctccatctccagccccctcctccttcacTGCCTCCTGGGCTTCCTCCTCTCCTGTTGTCAGTTAGGATCAGCTGATGCGAGTGAACTTCTCCCTGCTcccaatttgttaatatggtgtatcacattgattgatttgtgtatattgatacacaatataaatattttgcatccctgggataaatcccacttgattatggtgtatgatccttttaatgtgttgttggattttgtttgctagtattttgttgaggatttttgcatctatattcatcagtgatattggcctgtaaatttctttttttgtagtatcgttgtctggttttggtgtcagggtgatggtggcctcataaaatgagtttgggagtgttccttcttctgcaattttttggaagagtttgagaaggatgggtgttagctcttctctaaatgtttggtagaattcacctgtgaagccatctggtcctgggcttttgttggaagatttttaatcacagtttcaatttcatcacttgtgatttgtctgttcatattttctgtttcttcctggttcagtcttggaaggttatacctttctaagactttgtccatttcttccaggttgtccattttactggcatacagttgcttgtagtagtctcNNNNNNNNNNNNNNNNNNNNNNNNNNNNNNNNNNNNNNNNNNNNNNNNNNNNNNNNNNNNNNNNNNNNNNNNNNNNNNNNNNNNNNNNNNNNNNNNNNNNNNNNNNNNNNNNNNNNNNNNNNNNNNNNNNNNNNNNNNNNNNNNNNNNNNNNNNNNNNNNNNNNNNNNNNNNNNNNNNNNNNNNNNNNNNNNNNNNNNNNNNNNNNNNNNNNNNNNNNNNNNNNNNNNNNNNNNNNNNNNNNNNNNNNNNNNNNNNNNNNNNNNNNNNNNNNNNNNNNNNNNNNNNNNNNNNNNNNNNNNNNNNNNNNNNNNNNNNNNNNNNNNNNNNNNNNNNNNNNNNNNNNNNNNNNNNNNNNNNNNNNNNNNNNNNNNNNNNNNNNNNNNNNNNNNNNNNNNNNNNNNNNNNNNNNNNNNNNNNNNNNNNNNNNNNNNNNNNNNNNNNNNNNNNNNNNNNNNNNNNNNNNNNNNNNNNNNNNNNNNNNNNNNNNNNNNNNNNNNNNNNNNNNNNNNNNNNNNNNNNNNNNNNNNNNNNNNNNNNNNNNNNNNNNNNcctctttgatttcttcagtgatctcttggttatttagtaacgtattatttaacctccatgtgtttgtgttttttaggtttttttttccctataattgatttctaatctcatagcgttgtggtcagaaaagatgcttgatatgatttcaattttcttttttttttaacatctttattggagtataattgctttacaatggtgtgttagtttctgctttacaacaaagtggatcagttatacatatacatatgttcccatatctcttccctcttgcatctccctccctcccaccctccgattttctttaattcactgaggcttaatttgtggcccaagatgtgatctatcctggagaatgttccatgcacacttgagaagaaagtgtaatcttctggttttggatggaatgtcctataaataccaattaaatctatctggtatattgtgtcttttaaagcttgtgtttccttattaattttctgtttggataatctgtccactggtgtaagtgaggtgttaacatgtcccccactattattgtgttactgtcgatttcctcttttatagctgttagcagttgccttagatattgaggtgctcctatgttgggtgcatatatatttataattgttatatcttcttcttggattgatcccttgatcattatgtagtgtccttccttgtctctttatttaacattctttattttattttattttttttatttatttatttttttttttttgtggtatgcggtcctccctctgttgtggccgctcccgttgcggagcacaNNNNNNNNNNNNNNNNNNNNNNNNNNNNNNNNNNNNNNNNNNNNNNNNNNNNNNNNNNNNNNNNNNNNNNNNNNNNNNNNNNNNNNNNNNNNNNNNNNNNNNNNNNNNNctgtaaagcttttgatttctccatcgaatctgaatgagatccttgccaggtagagtaatcttggttgtaggttcttccctttcatcactttaagtatatcatgccactcccttctggcttgtagagtttctgctgagaaatcagctgttaaccttatgggagttcccttgtatgttatttgttgtttttcccttgctgctttcaataatttttctttgtcttaatttttgtcaatttgattactgtgtgtctcggcgtgtttctccttgggtttatcctgcctgagactctctgtacttcctggatttgggtggctatttcctttcccatgttagggaattttttgactataatctcttcaaatatttttgggtcctttctctctctcttcgccttctaggacccctataatgcgaatgttgttgcatttaatgttgtcccagaggtctgttaggctgtcttcatttcttttcaatcttttttctttattctgttccatggcagtgaattccaccattgtgtcttccaggtcacttatccgttcttctgcctcagttattctgctattgattcatttagttgtttttctggggttttatctttttccttcatctggtacttagccctctgccttttcaccttgtctatctttttatgaatgtggttttagttgagctcagtaaaactttaatccgcttgtctgctgatgggtggggctgggttccctccctgttggttgtttggcctgaggcgacccaacactgaagcgtacctggctctttggtggggctaatggtggactccaggagggctcacaccaaggagtacttcccagaacttctgccgccagtgttcttgtcctcaCTGTGAGCCACAggcaccccccacctctgcaggagaccctccaacactagcaggtaggtctggttcagtctcctgtggggtcactgctccttccc
This DNA window, taken from Physeter macrocephalus isolate SW-GA chromosome 1, ASM283717v5, whole genome shotgun sequence, encodes the following:
- the LOC112061974 gene encoding LOW QUALITY PROTEIN: zinc finger FYVE domain-containing protein 1-like (The sequence of the model RefSeq protein was modified relative to this genomic sequence to represent the inferred CDS: substituted 2 bases at 2 genomic stop codons), encoding MVDAFLPGLSMNAQTSPAEKGLNPGLLCQESYTCSGTDEAVFECDECCSLQCLRCEEELQRQERLRNHKRIRLKAGHVPYYDPCKGPSGHSPGMKQRADVRCQTCKINLCLECQKRTHSGGNKRRHPVTVYHVAKVQELLEEEGMDEDTERKKMTEKVVSFLLVDENEEIQVTNEEDFIRKLDCKPYQHLKVVSIFGNTGDEKSHTLNHTFFCGLEVFKASAAQESCTVGMWAVYDPVHKVAVIDTEGLLGATVNLSQRTWLLLKVLAISDLVIYXTHADRLHNDLFKFLGDASEAYLKHFTKELNATTARCGLDVSLSTLGPAVIIFHETVHTQLLGSDHTSEVPEKLIQDWFRKLGRFPEAFSSIHYKGTRTYNPPTDFSGLRRALEQQLENNTTCSPRHPGIIFKALKALSDRFSGEIPNDEMAHSSLFPGEYFTCSILCLSCGAGCKNSMNHGKEGVPHEANSRCRYSHQYDNWVFTCKACYERGNEVSIVPKMAASTDSPWMGLARYAWSGRQYWFGNQYPVDTVVRTEIVHVWPGTDGFLKDNNNAAQRLLDGMNFMAQLVSELSLGPTKAATSWLTDQTAPAYWRPNSQILSCNKCATSFKDNDTKHHXWAWVEGFCDSCSTMTQPVPERGWGPVPMQVCDNCYEARNSQLDVTEAQADDEGGTLIARKVG